In Electrophorus electricus isolate fEleEle1 chromosome 1, fEleEle1.pri, whole genome shotgun sequence, a single window of DNA contains:
- the LOC113572869 gene encoding transmembrane protein 114 isoform X1: MKFTLSVLAVFVASFGVISFVCLVLAIGTDFWYIIDTSKRENNSVSLSSHSGLWRTCNVDNQCWPFVNPFRNRRNFTDSQRQILNMQGAFIVLLPLSVIVLFIGGMLGVISMLAKAHLLLLATGALLLCGAVITLTGICVYVAYSAAAFEEAVCLSGHQALQDIGISFGWSLVLAALSSVTELLTAVAFLLASARVGQLTQRQEEVYAGERETLGKPD, translated from the exons ATGAAATTTACTTTAAGTGTACTGGCTGTTTTTGTAGCGTCTTTTGGAGTTATCAGCTTTGTGTGTCTGGTTCTGGCAATCGGAACGGATTTTTGGTACATTATTGACACTTCAAAAAGAGAGAACAACTCTGTGTCACTAAGTTCACATTCTGGACTGTGGAGGACTTGTAACG TTGACAACCAGTGTTGGCCATTCGTGAATCCtttcagaaacagaagaaaTTTTACAGATTCACAAAGGCAGATACTAA ACATGCAGGGAGCCTTCATCGTGCTGCTGCCCCTCAGCGTGATCGTCCTCTTCATCGGTGGGATGCTCGGGGTTATCAGCATGCTAGCCAAGGCCCACCTGCTCCTGCTGGCAACCGGAGCCCTGCTCCTCTGCGGTG CGGTGATCACCCTGACCGGCATCTGCGTGTATGTGGCCTATTCCGCAGCAGCCTTCGAAGAGGCTGTATGCCTCTCCGGACACCAGGCTCTGCAGGACATCGGCATCTCGTTTGGCTGGTCCCTGGTGCttgctgccctgtcctctgtcaCTGAGCTCCTCACAGCCGTCGCGTTCCTGCTGGCTTCAGCCCGGGTGGGGCAGCTCACGCAACGGCAAGAGGAAGTTtatgcaggagagagagagacactaggGAAACCAGACTAA
- the LOC113572869 gene encoding transmembrane protein 114 isoform X2 yields the protein MKFTLSVLAVFVASFGVISFVCLVLAIGTDFWYIIDTSKRENNSVSLSSHSGLWRTCNVDNQCWPFVNPFRNRRNFTDSQRQILNMQGAFIVLLPLSVIVLFIGGMLGVISMLAKAHLLLLATGALLLCGAAFEEAVCLSGHQALQDIGISFGWSLVLAALSSVTELLTAVAFLLASARVGQLTQRQEEVYAGERETLGKPD from the exons ATGAAATTTACTTTAAGTGTACTGGCTGTTTTTGTAGCGTCTTTTGGAGTTATCAGCTTTGTGTGTCTGGTTCTGGCAATCGGAACGGATTTTTGGTACATTATTGACACTTCAAAAAGAGAGAACAACTCTGTGTCACTAAGTTCACATTCTGGACTGTGGAGGACTTGTAACG TTGACAACCAGTGTTGGCCATTCGTGAATCCtttcagaaacagaagaaaTTTTACAGATTCACAAAGGCAGATACTAA ACATGCAGGGAGCCTTCATCGTGCTGCTGCCCCTCAGCGTGATCGTCCTCTTCATCGGTGGGATGCTCGGGGTTATCAGCATGCTAGCCAAGGCCCACCTGCTCCTGCTGGCAACCGGAGCCCTGCTCCTCTGCGGTG CAGCCTTCGAAGAGGCTGTATGCCTCTCCGGACACCAGGCTCTGCAGGACATCGGCATCTCGTTTGGCTGGTCCCTGGTGCttgctgccctgtcctctgtcaCTGAGCTCCTCACAGCCGTCGCGTTCCTGCTGGCTTCAGCCCGGGTGGGGCAGCTCACGCAACGGCAAGAGGAAGTTtatgcaggagagagagagacactaggGAAACCAGACTAA